The Episyrphus balteatus chromosome 3, idEpiBalt1.1, whole genome shotgun sequence genome segment CTGTAAAATTCGATTATAACGACCACTCAACGGAGAAAAATTTTTCGTCGTTATAAGCGGATATCGCTATattcgaacgaaaaaaaaatttatatacatattatttcTTTTCGTCAACAGTaaacgttttctttttttttagattttattctAAAGCAGATTGATATTTCTCGAAATTGAAAGAATAAATCGTTTTATTACCTTTTATCAATTTAGTTCTCAATGGAAAATGACACATAATTGACTCAAATTTATATCAAAGTAAACTCAAGATGCATTCAAATAAAGCTAACTGTATCATGTTTAGAGCCTAGACAAGCAAGGAATTATCTTGGAAAAATTCtcttgtattttgttttcgGTTATATCCGAACTTCATGACAAAATTACCCCATAAATGATCGTTATAACCAAAATCACTATGCGAATCATAACTgtacgttaaaaaaaattactttagttACATCCACTCTTTTCATATGTGGTGGTGGACATCAAAAATGCACCTATTGCATACTTATAAATGTTATATTTTGGGTTTTGCTAGATTTTgagttttcaatgaaaaaagtatGAAATCGTAACTTGTATACAAGCGAGTTTCATAATTAAATTGCAGTGATTGCAAAGCGAAGCAAGGTAGGTAACAGGGGCGTATGTTGTGCTGCCGGGGTAAACAACTTTTTTCTCTTTATCAAGTGAGTCTTAAAAAGAAAGGTCTAAGTTACATTCATATCTGAacaccaaaagtttcttggaggttcAGTTGCTGATTTAATTGCACCCAAgctgttttttcttaaattcagaTGTAAGTACATAGATACCTGCTGACTTAATCTCGAAACAAGTTATAGTTCACAGATCTGTTGGAGTTCACAGCCCTATATACATTAAGGTAAACaaaattacaacattttttgtCGGCTTTCGCAAAAAACTATAGGGTAGAAGGGCGAGCTTTTGCAAGGATTTATGAAAATTGGTCTTACAcagttttttagtttgttttaattttttgatagctgatattttcattgactttattatcttcattttaatctttgtgtCATCTTAATATCAtagtgatttttatttttaatgataggtatattaaaaataaaattaaaagtggtTTGGCAAAGCCTCGCTTGGTGGGATGATTTGCCACGGGGTGTGGTAGAAATTGCACTATTGCAGTTACTTTAATGTCAAAGTTAATAATTTGGATGATTTGCCACGGGGTGTTTTAGAAATTTCACTAATGCAGTTACTTAAATGTCaaacaatacaaataaaattaataatcataaacaaaaattatttttagccgaagataaaaaaaaaaacagataggCGGAGGTATCCCATTGGCAAATTGTCGCCATTCTACTCTACCCTATATAACTGAaaacttgagtttttttttctttctcttttttacATCCCGAAGCCCATATCTTTTAACCAGTCTCCAAATTGGTTAGGAATTAAAgatatagcccagggaaattagtaatttaaatcgcattcttcgcgggacaaaatttttttcatggaatgtgttcgggtggttgtccttatcataaaagtcaatttgttgggaaaattggaggttgggaacagccgccatcttggaaaagagattggtagcgtttttattgaatagctccattgttattcattttaacagaaaatgacaaaggtaggacttattaacaataaaattatctaaacaatgatatacaaaacaattccgtgagttgattaaataaaattttatagttagtcaaagtgcgggtttgtatcgcaaggttgggacaaaatgacattttttcatatatctgacgaacttttgatttgtttggataattcttcaagaatgaattatagtacttataattacctataaaatgagcccacaatcgttattgtaaccatcgtattgtagaagtaatctaactccgaaactctccatgtactagtcaaaagtgagaaaaaagctagttttttgctagtaggccgagaaaattttgggagtagaggtataaccaaaatataagtacgcagttttgctgccatactcgtgttaatgtcgatttcaaaggtctgacaactctaattttgggctttatacggtttttggggggttaaataacttaaattttccagttaacgtgaatgggctaaatttgtactatttgaaattataaatatacaagctgatgctctattatttttcctaaatctggacaccttaatctcggctatggggttaatagaactcacgatataagcttttttaactaaccatatcaggcttttcaattcaaataaacaaacaaaaatcgaaacaaaaaagcctctaaaacataatcgtataaacggcttatatcttgagttctattcacatcctcaagattggggtgtctagatttaggaaaaataatagggaatcagcttgtatatttataatttcaaatagtataaatttagcccattcacgttaactggaaaacttacgttattaaaccccccaaaaaccgtataaagcccaaaattagagttgtcagacctttgaaatcgacattaacacgagtatggcagcaaaactgcgtacttatattttggttatacctctactcccaaaattttctcggcctactagcaaaaaactagcttttttctcacttttgactagtacatggagagtttcggagttagattacttctacaatacgatggttacaataacgattgtgggctcattttataggtaattataagtactataattcattcttgaagaattatccaaacaaatcaaaagttcgtcagatatatgaaaaaatgtcattttgtcccaaccttgcgatacaaacccgcactttgactaactataaaattttatttaatcaactcacggaattgttttgtatatcattgtttagataattttattgttaataagtcctacctttgtcattttctgttaaaatgaataacaatggagctattcaataaaaacgctaccaatctcttttccaagatggcggctgttcccaacctccaattttcccaacaaattgacttttatgataaggacaaccacccgaacacattccatgaaaaaaattttgtcccgcgaaaaatgcgatttcatgcccatattttgactaattgcccTGAGCTAATATGAGTTCAGAAtcaacaggcctatgcattcatttgaaaaattacaattttttttttatttacgaaaaaatccCAGGGGTagcccttgccaaaaaaatagatttttttttaaattggctcCAAATGCATTggatgagaaaaaaaagaactctTTCAGGTTTCAGCTTTATTGATAAGTAAAACCCAAGAGTTTCTATGGGATCTGGCtactgaaaaataatttatgtataaTGTATATGAACATTTCTTTACTGCATAATTTCTCGTGGGCCCGTTCCTCGGCCACCCCAATAGTAAGTACGCCTCTGGTTGATATATCTTCATACTAAGatccttattcttttatattaaaacttgAACTTTTTATTCCTTGATAGGAGTGTCCAAATTGGAGGTATAGGTAAGGAGCCAATTATAGCAATCATTAAAACAAATCATTggatcaagttttttttttgaaaacaaatagtCCGCAATAGATAcaaatagtttaaaaataccCGATGTTTACGTAGTCTAGTACCAATTTCTTATTGGAAGTTTTGAGATGTaagatttatattttcttacaaGAAATTTCTTCCATCAGTTATGTTCGCGGTTGAActtctaattttaaaaaaataactcgaTGAGGTAATCTGAATTgagtttaatgattttttggagttgaaaaatcaATAGAATAACGACGCCAACAAAGGTAAcaattacaattttcatttaagaAATAACCGGCAGATTTGTATATCTAAATTCACtgcaaaaattcacttttaaaatcaaaacactatttttttgtaaaatttgtttcaTCATCTTGTATTGTTGAACGATGGTAGCAAAATTATGTGTCTGTACATTtactattttcgaaaaaataaaaaaacaggatAGTGTATCTTAAAAATTAGCTTATTCGTTCTCTTGTGAACGCAGACGACCATTGGGATTCGTCAAACGGATTGCCAATTGCTTTGCGCGCTCGACAATTTCCTTGCGTTTCTTTGAAGACACACCATGAGCGATCTCTCCACAGTACACACGATTTTGCATCATTAAGACTTCCAATTCCTTGACGTTGTGGACGAGGAATTTCTTGAAGCCAGTTGGGAGCATATGGCGGGTACGTTGGTTTGAACCGTAACCAATGCTTGGCATCAAGTATTGTCCCTTGAAACGACGACGGACTCTGTTGTCGATACCTTTTGGTTTACGCCATTTTGCCTGTAATTAAAACAGAGATTTACAAGACTTCCTTGTCGAGAGAAATAATTGAAAACTTACTGAAAGCTTGGCATATCGGTCCGACTGATGACGAATGAAGTGCTTTGTGCGCTTCTTTACAATTTTAGGCCTGTATGCTGGTCGAATAGTCATCTTGAAGCtgcaatatcaaaaaaatatatccatttGAGTTTCATTCATgtcaacacaaaaattataaaatgttcTGAATTTCTCAAACATGTATCGcgtaaattttttaagtttcacaTTAATGAAATGATAtagcattttaatttaaatgtatgtttttataatatttacgGATGTTTAAGAAATTTAGTGATTTTTAAGAGAAAATTACACACCGCTTTTTACAAAGTGCACgtcaaaaaagaaagaaatttgaaGTTGGCTGCGATTGGTGTATTatgttttgacatttctcttgatGGTACGACTTCACTTGCAAAATATTTGCTTCCGGTGTGTGTCTTGGATAAGCATGATtcacaatagaaaaaataagaaattcggGGATTTAAGGTACCCAACCAACTTTTCTTGATTCTG includes the following:
- the LOC129914092 gene encoding 60S ribosomal protein L32; the encoded protein is MTIRPAYRPKIVKKRTKHFIRHQSDRYAKLSAKWRKPKGIDNRVRRRFKGQYLMPSIGYGSNQRTRHMLPTGFKKFLVHNVKELEVLMMQNRVYCGEIAHGVSSKKRKEIVERAKQLAIRLTNPNGRLRSQENE